One Desulfobulbus oligotrophicus DNA segment encodes these proteins:
- a CDS encoding S8 family peptidase: MPERPLLLFPTPETASRSTLGGGGGRVRRPTPQRQWDRLSPVFSQLQATFDARRIEIQQSAAGIIPEQVLVIETVGSIENFANAVKRIVGLEWMGEIEIDEITPDEEFYDETKPDKELSGRLYLVMTNQQALEQMLSLWRRYQEDPTMQFEHGLTKFRDVFLHLKSIRQWDVQDRLLETGIIDVWRENLEYDGDRVITFETELWFRGSNELRAVSESQVTYLVQQAGGRILNQSVIEGIAYHGLLAELSAHAIRSIVENPTTELVKCENVMFFRPVGQMVVGDKSPEGDVENAQIEEMPLPTGDPVVALFDGVPLANHRLLAGRLIIDDPDNWDADYAASERVHGTSMASLIVHGDLNQPSTPLPRPIYVRSIMKPLNWLNTPRPEGIPENCLAVDLIHRAVKRLFEGGQGEGPTAPQVRVINLSIGDRTRQFTQSMSPIARLLDWLSVKYGVLFVVSAGNHPTSISLGVSQEEFDSFRADEFEAATIRALYRDARHRKLLSPAETINGLTVGSTHQDESQLTYQGNRIDPFEHPLPSPVSAFGSGYRRAIKPDVIFYGGRQWYRLPLQPTNPVTIEPAIFRVPPGNKTASPGSLAGELDATSYSCGTSNATALISRAACICYDSLQQIFSEQAAEVDPRSYEVPLLKAMLVHGCSWGDIGDHLKSRIENSDLGREIRERAESLYSRPADISSEIGRQYKSLLARWLGYGLPQIDRVLDCTDQRATLLGYGELSDGEAHVFRLPLPPSLSARQERRRLTVTLAWLSPVSASTQRYRTASLWFEAINNGLAPSRQNADWQTVKRGTVQHEVFEGQRAEPFIDGEVIEIKVNCRKDAGKIQNPVAYGLAVSLEVAEGVDIAVYNEIRTRIAPAIQIQQVTDQGRG; encoded by the coding sequence ATGCCTGAACGCCCACTACTCCTTTTCCCGACACCTGAAACGGCTTCTCGTTCAACGCTTGGAGGTGGTGGAGGTCGAGTAAGAAGGCCAACACCACAACGACAATGGGATCGCCTTTCTCCAGTCTTCAGTCAACTCCAGGCCACATTTGATGCCAGACGAATAGAAATACAGCAGAGTGCTGCTGGCATAATTCCAGAGCAGGTTCTCGTGATAGAGACTGTCGGAAGTATCGAAAACTTTGCCAATGCAGTGAAACGCATCGTGGGGCTCGAGTGGATGGGTGAAATTGAAATTGATGAAATTACCCCAGATGAAGAGTTTTATGATGAAACCAAACCCGACAAAGAGCTGAGTGGGCGACTATATCTCGTCATGACCAACCAGCAAGCACTTGAGCAGATGCTGTCGTTGTGGCGACGTTACCAAGAAGATCCCACTATGCAATTCGAGCACGGACTTACAAAGTTTCGCGACGTGTTCCTGCACCTGAAAAGCATCCGCCAGTGGGATGTCCAGGATAGGCTTCTCGAAACCGGAATCATTGATGTCTGGAGAGAGAATCTTGAGTACGACGGGGATAGGGTAATTACGTTTGAGACTGAACTTTGGTTTCGTGGTAGCAACGAGCTTCGCGCAGTTAGCGAGAGTCAAGTTACGTACCTCGTCCAGCAAGCAGGCGGCCGAATACTAAACCAGTCAGTAATTGAAGGCATCGCCTACCATGGGCTCCTGGCCGAGCTTTCGGCTCATGCTATTCGATCTATTGTGGAGAACCCAACAACTGAACTGGTTAAATGTGAGAACGTCATGTTCTTCAGACCTGTTGGACAAATGGTGGTCGGAGACAAATCTCCAGAGGGGGATGTTGAAAACGCCCAAATTGAAGAAATGCCACTGCCTACTGGTGATCCTGTCGTAGCTCTTTTTGATGGGGTTCCGCTGGCCAATCATCGTTTGTTGGCTGGCCGTTTGATTATTGACGATCCAGACAACTGGGACGCTGATTACGCGGCCTCCGAACGTGTCCACGGAACATCGATGGCATCATTGATTGTTCATGGTGATCTCAATCAGCCTTCTACTCCATTACCTCGGCCGATCTATGTGCGGTCTATTATGAAGCCACTGAACTGGCTAAATACACCACGCCCCGAGGGCATTCCGGAAAACTGCCTAGCAGTCGATCTTATCCACAGAGCGGTTAAACGGTTATTTGAAGGGGGGCAGGGAGAAGGACCAACAGCACCTCAAGTTAGGGTCATTAATCTGTCGATCGGAGACCGAACTCGTCAATTCACACAATCCATGAGCCCTATTGCCAGATTGCTGGACTGGTTGAGTGTGAAGTATGGCGTGCTTTTTGTTGTCAGTGCAGGAAATCATCCGACATCTATATCATTGGGGGTATCTCAGGAAGAATTTGATTCATTTCGAGCTGACGAGTTCGAGGCTGCAACGATCAGAGCTTTGTATCGGGATGCCCGTCATAGGAAGCTGCTTTCACCTGCAGAAACAATCAATGGGTTGACGGTTGGCTCCACACATCAAGATGAATCTCAGCTCACCTATCAAGGAAACCGGATAGATCCGTTCGAGCATCCATTACCCAGCCCAGTTTCTGCATTTGGCAGCGGTTATCGACGTGCAATAAAACCCGACGTTATCTTCTACGGCGGGAGACAGTGGTACCGGTTGCCATTACAGCCAACCAATCCCGTAACCATTGAGCCAGCAATTTTTCGGGTTCCTCCCGGAAACAAAACAGCTTCTCCCGGAAGTCTTGCTGGTGAATTAGATGCCACTTCATACAGTTGTGGAACGAGCAACGCAACAGCGTTGATCAGTAGGGCGGCGTGTATTTGTTACGACTCCCTGCAGCAAATCTTTAGTGAACAAGCGGCTGAAGTTGATCCGAGAAGTTATGAAGTCCCACTACTGAAGGCGATGCTGGTGCATGGCTGTTCGTGGGGCGATATCGGTGATCACCTAAAGTCTCGAATCGAAAATTCGGATCTTGGAAGGGAAATTAGAGAACGTGCTGAGTCTTTGTATTCGAGGCCAGCAGACATCTCTAGTGAAATTGGTAGGCAGTATAAATCTCTTCTGGCTCGCTGGTTGGGCTATGGCCTTCCACAAATAGACCGGGTTCTTGACTGTACAGATCAGAGAGCCACCTTGCTTGGCTATGGTGAACTCTCTGATGGTGAAGCTCACGTTTTTCGATTGCCGTTACCTCCATCTCTCAGCGCCCGCCAAGAGCGAAGACGCTTAACAGTGACTCTTGCTTGGCTTTCACCTGTTTCGGCCAGCACTCAAAGATACCGGACAGCAAGCCTATGGTTTGAAGCTATTAATAACGGTTTGGCTCCATCTCGTCAGAACGCAGATTGGCAAACTGTGAAGAGAGGAACAGTCCAACACGAAGTGTTCGAAGGCCAGAGAGCGGAGCCGTTCATCGATGGGGAAGTTATCGAAATCAAAGTGAACTGCCGTAAGGATGCTGGAAAAATCCAAAATCCTGTCGCGTATGGGTTGGCCGTGTCGCTGGAGGTAGCCGAGGGCGTCGACATCGCTGTTTACAACGAAATTCGAACTCGCATTGCACCTGCGATCCAGATTCAACAGGTAACAGATCAAGGTAGAGGATAA
- a CDS encoding cation:proton antiporter domain-containing protein, with protein sequence MGIATDIILLVLTAFLCGLLMQRLRQPLILGYILAGILLGPHTGGLTITEVHDIELLAEIGVALLLFALGLEFSHKDLKPVKLIALIGTPVQIGLTMLLGYGIGTMMGWDPKSSIWFGALISLSSTMVLLKTLMNQGWLGTLSSKVMIGMLIVQDLAVVPMLIILPLMNDPAAGLISLGYAAVKASLFLGSMFLLGARMLPWLMRHIAKLGSRELFLLAIITIGLGIGYLTYLVGLSFAFGAFIAGMVLNESDYGHQALSDIIPLRDVFGLLFFASVGMLLDPRFLMNNLGTILMLVLLVSTGKGVIFASLAWLFSYRNVIPIAIGFGLFQIGEFSFVLARIGLSTQSISIDFYNLILTTAVLTMILTPIVSAQTARLYTLQKQWFKKEQLESINFPKTGFSNHVIVAGSGRVGLQIAAVLHRLALPFVLIELDQRRIEQAQNLGYAVVFGDASHEIVLEAAGVAKAALLVITVPSVVDNEAIITHAQLQNPSLEIIARISDPDFAETFSELNVYDLVYPELEAGVEMIRQVLLVLQVPITEIQRQTEALRREFFTSRLSQSRPYKTLAQFRSAEQQFDLEWIAVNVHSSLINRSIGEAEIRKKTGVSVVGVLRENQLEPNPGPQYRFHEKDMVAVIGSDEARARFHAVFMTPSPTG encoded by the coding sequence ATGGGCATTGCAACAGACATTATCCTGCTTGTTCTTACGGCATTCTTATGCGGGCTGCTGATGCAGCGTCTGCGCCAGCCCCTTATTCTCGGCTACATCCTTGCCGGCATTCTTCTTGGTCCGCACACCGGCGGGCTGACCATTACAGAAGTGCACGATATCGAACTGCTTGCCGAAATCGGCGTTGCCCTGCTCCTGTTCGCCCTGGGGCTTGAGTTCTCGCACAAGGATCTTAAACCGGTCAAACTGATTGCGCTGATCGGCACCCCTGTGCAGATCGGTCTGACCATGCTCCTTGGCTACGGTATCGGCACAATGATGGGATGGGATCCAAAATCCTCCATCTGGTTTGGAGCGCTGATCTCCCTGTCAAGCACCATGGTTCTGCTGAAAACACTGATGAATCAGGGGTGGCTGGGAACCCTGTCAAGCAAGGTGATGATCGGCATGCTGATTGTGCAGGACCTGGCGGTTGTGCCGATGCTCATTATTCTCCCCCTGATGAACGACCCGGCCGCCGGGCTGATCTCATTGGGGTATGCAGCTGTCAAAGCCTCTCTTTTTCTCGGCAGCATGTTTCTGCTGGGCGCCAGAATGCTGCCCTGGCTTATGCGGCATATCGCTAAACTCGGTTCACGGGAACTGTTTCTTCTGGCCATCATCACCATTGGGCTCGGGATAGGGTATCTGACCTACCTGGTCGGCCTGTCCTTTGCCTTTGGCGCCTTTATCGCGGGCATGGTCTTGAATGAATCCGACTATGGTCATCAGGCGCTCAGTGATATCATTCCCCTGCGCGATGTCTTTGGCCTGCTCTTCTTTGCCTCGGTGGGCATGCTCCTTGACCCCCGATTCCTCATGAATAACCTGGGCACCATTCTGATGCTGGTCTTACTGGTCAGTACTGGTAAAGGCGTTATCTTTGCCTCTCTTGCCTGGCTGTTTTCGTATCGCAATGTCATCCCCATTGCCATTGGGTTCGGCCTGTTTCAGATTGGTGAGTTTTCCTTTGTCCTTGCCAGAATAGGTCTGTCCACCCAATCGATCAGCATTGACTTTTACAACCTTATCCTCACAACCGCTGTCCTGACCATGATCCTTACGCCGATTGTGTCGGCACAGACTGCACGGTTGTACACCCTGCAGAAACAGTGGTTTAAAAAAGAACAGCTGGAGTCCATCAACTTCCCTAAAACCGGTTTTTCCAACCACGTCATCGTGGCCGGCAGTGGGCGGGTCGGTCTGCAGATCGCAGCGGTCCTGCATCGTCTTGCCCTCCCCTTTGTTCTGATTGAACTGGACCAGCGACGAATCGAACAGGCACAAAACCTGGGGTATGCTGTTGTCTTTGGTGATGCCAGCCATGAAATTGTTCTGGAAGCAGCCGGGGTGGCAAAAGCGGCCTTACTGGTTATCACTGTTCCTTCAGTGGTGGATAACGAGGCCATCATCACGCATGCACAACTGCAAAACCCCTCGCTTGAGATTATCGCACGAATTTCCGACCCGGACTTTGCAGAAACCTTCAGTGAGCTGAATGTGTATGATCTGGTCTATCCGGAACTGGAAGCCGGTGTAGAGATGATTCGGCAGGTGCTTTTGGTATTGCAGGTTCCGATAACAGAGATACAGCGACAGACTGAAGCCCTGCGCCGCGAATTTTTCACCAGTCGACTCAGCCAGAGCAGACCCTATAAAACGCTTGCCCAGTTTCGTTCCGCAGAGCAGCAGTTCGACCTGGAATGGATTGCGGTCAACGTGCACAGCAGCCTGATCAACAGGTCAATCGGCGAGGCGGAGATCCGTAAAAAGACGGGGGTATCTGTTGTCGGCGTGCTTCGAGAAAACCAGCTGGAACCCAACCCCGGGCCGCAGTACCGTTTTCACGAAAAAGATATGGTCGCTGTCATTGGCTCTGATGAGGCACGGGCCAGGTTTCATGCCGTTTTTATGACTCCCAGTCCCACAGGTTGA
- a CDS encoding ABC transporter permease — translation MNQRILALIIKEFLALFRDKKSRMAVIMPPILQLLVFGYAATFDLEQAGLTILNEDTGAFSRDLVNRFEQTEAFDVVGYLHSQDEIKPVIDRQAALLTLHIGEQCSANVAQGESCPLQVMIDGRNSNTAMLALNYVRSIVADFNEEYAIKMHGTGSPARLDMRAWFNPNLESRWFIVPGIIPLLAMVVTLVVTALSVAREREDGTFDQLLVTPLRPWEILIAKAMPGLIVGVGESLLIVAVAVYWFKVPFVGDVLTLLPGLVIYVLSIIGVGLMISSFSTTLQQALLGAFLFLVPAVTLSGFSTPIANMPDFMQKLTYLDPMRYILVIIRRVFLEGAGIEYFWNELWPMSLIALVSLAVATWLFRHRLY, via the coding sequence GTGAACCAGCGCATCCTCGCCCTTATCATCAAAGAGTTCCTGGCACTGTTCCGTGACAAAAAGAGCCGCATGGCTGTTATTATGCCACCTATCCTGCAGTTGCTGGTGTTTGGCTATGCGGCCACCTTTGACCTTGAACAGGCCGGCCTGACCATTCTCAACGAGGACACCGGTGCCTTTTCCCGCGATCTCGTCAACCGCTTTGAACAGACAGAAGCATTTGACGTGGTTGGTTACCTGCACTCTCAGGATGAAATAAAGCCGGTCATTGATCGTCAGGCTGCGCTTTTAACACTGCATATCGGTGAACAGTGCTCAGCCAATGTGGCCCAAGGAGAAAGCTGCCCGCTCCAGGTGATGATCGATGGACGCAACTCCAACACCGCCATGCTGGCGCTCAACTATGTCCGCTCCATTGTTGCCGACTTCAACGAAGAGTATGCTATCAAGATGCATGGCACAGGATCGCCGGCCAGACTGGACATGCGGGCATGGTTCAACCCGAACCTGGAGAGCCGGTGGTTCATTGTCCCCGGGATCATCCCTCTGCTTGCCATGGTCGTCACACTGGTCGTCACCGCTCTGTCAGTGGCTCGTGAACGTGAAGACGGCACCTTTGACCAGTTGCTGGTAACGCCGCTTCGACCGTGGGAGATCCTTATTGCCAAAGCCATGCCAGGACTGATCGTCGGTGTGGGGGAATCGCTTCTGATTGTGGCGGTGGCCGTCTACTGGTTTAAGGTACCGTTTGTCGGTGATGTGCTGACACTGCTCCCGGGCCTGGTCATCTACGTGTTGTCGATCATCGGTGTTGGCCTGATGATCTCCTCTTTTTCCACCACCCTGCAACAGGCCCTGCTCGGAGCATTCCTCTTTCTTGTTCCTGCGGTCACCCTGTCCGGCTTTTCCACACCAATTGCCAACATGCCGGATTTTATGCAAAAGCTCACCTACCTCGATCCGATGCGCTATATCCTGGTCATCATCCGACGGGTCTTTCTGGAAGGTGCCGGCATCGAATACTTCTGGAACGAACTCTGGCCCATGTCACTCATTGCGCTGGTCTCCCTGGCGGTTGCCACATGGCTGTTCCGGCACCGGTTATACTGA
- a CDS encoding ABC transporter permease — MKPGRNMRLAGLMRKEYLQVLRDPSSIAIAFVLPVVLLLIFGYGVSLDATNIRIALVIEQPDNIARNFAGSFDQSPYFAPRSFSSIQEAETALRRAEVDGIVWLRSDFGSGYLQNTSPPIGLIVNGVDANTARLVEGYVQGIWFTWLEQQMELAGKKMTSPVQLEQRIWYNPAVRSTDFLIPGILAVIMTLIGALLTALVIAREWERGTMEALLVTRISAPEILLGKLIPYFFLGMGGLGLSLVMAQFLFHVPMRGSLWLLLASSALFLWVALGMGFFISTVFRSQFVAALVAMVSTFLPAFILSGFIFDIRSMPVIIQGLTYLIAARYYVTILQTLFLVGDVWSVVWPNAATLALMGFFFHGVVYHKTKKNLQ, encoded by the coding sequence ATGAAACCAGGACGAAACATGCGCCTTGCCGGCCTGATGCGCAAAGAATATCTGCAGGTGCTGCGCGACCCGTCCAGTATAGCCATCGCCTTTGTTCTCCCGGTGGTACTTCTGCTCATCTTCGGCTACGGGGTAAGTCTGGACGCCACAAATATCCGCATAGCCCTGGTGATTGAACAGCCGGACAACATTGCCCGCAACTTTGCCGGCAGCTTTGATCAGTCGCCCTACTTTGCACCAAGATCTTTTTCCTCCATCCAGGAGGCGGAAACCGCCCTGCGGCGTGCTGAGGTGGACGGTATTGTCTGGCTGCGCTCCGACTTCGGCAGTGGATATCTTCAGAACACGTCACCGCCCATCGGGTTGATTGTCAACGGTGTGGATGCCAACACGGCCCGCCTGGTCGAAGGATATGTTCAGGGTATCTGGTTCACCTGGCTGGAGCAACAGATGGAACTGGCCGGAAAAAAGATGACCTCTCCGGTGCAGCTTGAACAACGCATCTGGTACAACCCGGCAGTGCGGTCCACCGATTTTCTCATACCCGGCATACTGGCCGTCATCATGACCCTGATCGGCGCCCTGCTGACAGCTCTGGTCATTGCCCGCGAATGGGAACGCGGCACCATGGAGGCCCTTCTTGTTACCCGCATCTCAGCCCCGGAGATTCTTCTTGGTAAACTGATCCCTTATTTTTTCCTCGGCATGGGTGGATTAGGCCTCTCGCTGGTGATGGCACAATTCCTGTTTCATGTGCCGATGCGTGGTTCGCTGTGGTTGTTGCTGGCCAGTTCAGCACTCTTTCTCTGGGTGGCACTGGGAATGGGATTTTTTATTTCCACGGTGTTCCGTTCCCAGTTTGTTGCCGCCCTGGTGGCCATGGTCAGTACCTTTTTACCGGCGTTCATCCTCTCAGGCTTTATTTTTGATATCCGCAGCATGCCGGTCATCATCCAGGGGCTCACCTACCTGATTGCCGCACGGTATTACGTTACCATCCTCCAGACCCTGTTTTTAGTGGGTGATGTGTGGAGTGTTGTCTGGCCCAATGCAGCAACGCTCGCGCTGATGGGATTTTTTTTCCACGGCGTGGTCTATCACAAAACAAAAAAAAATCTCCAATAG
- a CDS encoding ATP-binding cassette domain-containing protein, which yields MPLPSSIKDKNPADSSTSAAVLVFDQVKKTFTADKTTITALDGISCAIQPQRVTGLIGPDGAGKTTFMRLSTGLLQPDHGTLQALGIDVIRDPLEVQAQIGYMPQRFGLYEDLSVQENLDLYANLQGVPQQTRNERYARLLAMAGLEDFRHRLAGRLSGGMKQKLGLVCTLVRPPRLLLLDEPTVGVDPISRRELWEIVYQLVETEGMSVLLSTAYLDEAERCTEVVLIHQGQILGHDRPEVFSRRVTGRIWSIRAPHVAKRSLQLRLSNDPAVLDALILGKSIRVVSHTPETLHLADPPPEPYSIEPAEPRFEDYFVATLKKNHRPADSPARITLGQNNHRIVDEDVIVADNLVRRFGSFYAVDRVSFSVRRGEIFGLLGANGAGKTTTFRMLCGLLPISSGSCSVAGMNLRTAASAARSRIGYMAQKFSLYGNLTVLQNLGFFASAYGLRGQERLDRINWALDTFALTPYSGSEGQSLPLGFKQRLALAVALMHEPEVLFLDEPTSGVDPLARREFWAQINSLADQGVTVLVTTHFMEEAEYCDRLVIMAEGRVLAEGSPESLKEQFDEQDGQETTMEDVFIGLLQTHHHG from the coding sequence ATGCCCCTGCCTTCATCGATCAAGGATAAAAATCCCGCCGACAGCTCCACTTCAGCAGCTGTTCTCGTTTTTGATCAGGTGAAAAAAACATTCACAGCCGACAAGACAACAATCACCGCTCTTGACGGTATCAGCTGTGCAATTCAGCCACAGAGAGTTACCGGTCTCATCGGCCCTGATGGCGCGGGGAAGACTACGTTCATGCGGCTGAGCACCGGACTTTTACAGCCCGACCACGGTACTCTCCAGGCCCTGGGCATTGATGTGATCCGCGACCCGCTCGAGGTGCAGGCACAGATCGGCTATATGCCGCAGCGTTTCGGTCTGTACGAAGATCTCAGTGTGCAGGAAAACCTGGACCTGTATGCCAACCTGCAAGGTGTACCGCAGCAGACGCGGAATGAACGTTATGCCCGTCTGTTGGCCATGGCTGGGCTTGAGGATTTTCGCCATCGCCTGGCCGGGCGACTTTCCGGCGGCATGAAACAGAAGCTGGGGCTGGTGTGCACCCTGGTGCGACCACCGCGTTTACTGCTGCTTGACGAACCCACTGTGGGCGTTGATCCGATATCACGGCGTGAGTTGTGGGAAATTGTCTACCAGCTTGTGGAAACCGAGGGCATGAGTGTGCTCTTAAGTACCGCCTATCTTGATGAGGCTGAACGCTGCACTGAGGTCGTGCTGATTCATCAGGGACAGATTCTTGGCCATGACCGGCCGGAGGTCTTCAGCCGCCGGGTAACCGGCCGAATATGGTCGATACGGGCGCCACATGTTGCCAAACGTTCTTTACAACTGCGTTTGAGCAATGATCCGGCAGTCCTTGATGCGTTAATTTTAGGAAAAAGCATCCGGGTTGTCAGTCATACGCCGGAGACATTACATCTTGCTGATCCCCCCCCCGAACCGTACAGCATTGAACCCGCTGAACCGCGTTTTGAAGATTATTTTGTCGCCACCCTGAAAAAGAACCATCGCCCTGCTGACTCCCCTGCCCGGATCACCTTGGGACAGAACAACCATCGCATTGTTGATGAAGACGTCATTGTAGCCGACAACCTTGTCCGTCGTTTCGGCAGCTTCTATGCGGTTGACCGCGTCAGCTTCAGTGTCCGGCGCGGTGAGATATTCGGCTTGCTTGGTGCCAACGGGGCCGGCAAAACCACCACCTTCCGTATGCTCTGCGGTCTCTTGCCCATCTCCAGCGGGTCATGTTCTGTTGCCGGCATGAACCTGCGCACCGCTGCCTCTGCAGCCCGCAGCCGTATCGGGTACATGGCCCAGAAATTCTCCCTGTACGGTAACCTGACCGTTCTGCAGAACCTTGGTTTTTTTGCCAGTGCCTATGGTCTGCGAGGTCAGGAGCGACTCGACCGGATCAACTGGGCCTTAGACACCTTTGCCCTGACCCCTTATTCCGGCAGTGAAGGGCAATCGTTGCCACTTGGTTTTAAACAGCGCCTGGCGTTAGCCGTAGCACTGATGCATGAACCTGAGGTGCTCTTTCTTGATGAGCCGACCTCAGGGGTGGACCCCCTTGCCCGGCGGGAATTCTGGGCACAGATCAACAGCCTTGCTGATCAGGGCGTCACGGTTCTTGTCACCACCCACTTTATGGAAGAGGCGGAATACTGTGACCGGTTGGTGATCATGGCTGAAGGCCGGGTATTGGCTGAAGGTTCTCCGGAGTCTCTTAAAGAGCAATTTGACGAGCAGGACGGACAGGAGACAACCATGGAAGATGTCTTCATCGGTCTGCTGCAAACGCACCACCACGGTTAA
- a CDS encoding histone deacetylase family protein has translation MKHEPIITIVTAPAFLRHDTGGGDHPEARERLTVITDRLVEGPLVNQIRHVLPRPVQRSELLTFHTEGWLFRFEEAVLSGRTYIDHQDNQVCYDSYEVATLSAGSGLVGVDVAEQEPGSIVFCQTRPPGHHAEPNQPYGFCFFNNCVIAARYWQHAYNRRRVCIFDFDAHHGNGIQTAFEEEAETAYISIHEHPSFSYPGTGWAEERGIGPGKGTILNLPLAPGAGEEQVVRLLPKIRLFLENFQPDALIIGAGFDAHRDDDMSGLAFTNHLYRLLGNFVKELAVDLTDGRLVSILEGGYNLHVLGTSVEAYLLGLTD, from the coding sequence ATGAAACATGAACCGATAATTACCATAGTCACCGCCCCGGCTTTTCTTCGTCATGATACCGGTGGTGGAGATCATCCGGAAGCCCGGGAACGCCTGACCGTTATCACGGATCGGCTGGTCGAAGGGCCTCTTGTCAATCAAATTCGACATGTCCTGCCACGACCGGTGCAACGGAGCGAGTTGTTGACCTTTCATACGGAAGGATGGTTGTTTCGTTTTGAAGAAGCTGTGTTGTCCGGGCGTACGTATATCGATCATCAGGACAATCAGGTCTGTTATGATTCCTATGAAGTTGCCACCCTGTCAGCCGGTTCCGGTTTAGTGGGGGTTGATGTTGCTGAACAAGAGCCGGGTTCAATCGTCTTTTGTCAGACTCGCCCGCCCGGTCATCACGCTGAACCCAATCAGCCGTATGGTTTCTGCTTCTTCAACAACTGTGTGATCGCCGCTCGCTACTGGCAGCACGCATATAACCGTCGGCGCGTCTGCATTTTTGACTTTGATGCTCACCATGGTAATGGCATCCAGACAGCCTTTGAGGAAGAGGCTGAAACCGCCTACATTTCCATACATGAACATCCCAGTTTCAGTTATCCGGGAACCGGATGGGCGGAAGAACGGGGAATAGGGCCGGGCAAAGGCACCATCCTCAACCTGCCTCTGGCCCCTGGTGCCGGAGAGGAGCAGGTTGTACGATTGTTGCCGAAGATCCGTCTTTTTCTGGAAAATTTCCAGCCCGATGCTCTGATTATCGGGGCCGGGTTTGATGCGCATCGGGATGATGATATGTCCGGACTTGCTTTCACCAATCACCTGTACCGACTGTTGGGGAATTTTGTTAAGGAACTGGCCGTTGATTTAACGGATGGCAGACTCGTCTCTATCCTGGAAGGGGGATACAACCTGCACGTACTCGGCACCAGTGTCGAGGCGTATCTTCTTGGGCTCACCGACTAA
- a CDS encoding CBS domain-containing protein, with product MFIRSYMTPSPITITPEKTVAEAIGILEQHNIRHLLVVNELGQLAGILSDRDLRSARPSSVARSKERQNIEIKVNNTPVDVLMTRECLTVNPSSTLDDALLLFQSKKIGALPVVGDEDKVVGIFTTADLINAYRALFGLGEKGSVLISIEDQGDPQAMSRLVQLMEENRVTFTRLVRSGGGDQGQPMIFLRINTYNIRSMYKALEAAGFIIHVPEELKR from the coding sequence ATGTTCATACGTTCTTACATGACCCCGTCACCCATTACCATCACTCCGGAGAAGACCGTCGCCGAGGCGATCGGCATCCTGGAGCAACATAATATCCGTCACCTTCTGGTTGTGAATGAACTGGGCCAGCTGGCTGGTATTCTGTCGGATCGCGATCTGCGCTCAGCCCGGCCATCGAGTGTCGCCCGCAGTAAGGAACGGCAGAATATTGAAATAAAAGTGAACAACACGCCGGTTGACGTGCTCATGACCAGGGAGTGTCTGACCGTTAACCCCAGCTCTACTCTGGATGATGCCCTGCTGCTGTTTCAGTCAAAAAAGATCGGCGCATTACCCGTGGTTGGTGATGAAGACAAGGTTGTGGGTATTTTCACCACAGCTGATCTGATAAATGCCTACCGTGCTCTGTTCGGCCTGGGTGAAAAGGGTTCGGTGCTGATCTCCATAGAAGATCAGGGAGATCCGCAGGCGATGTCCAGACTTGTTCAGCTGATGGAAGAAAACCGGGTAACCTTCACCCGGCTGGTGCGAAGTGGTGGCGGAGATCAGGGACAACCGATGATTTTTCTTCGCATTAACACGTACAACATCCGTTCCATGTACAAAGCCCTTGAGGCCGCCGGTTTCATCATCCATGTTCCGGAAGAATTAAAAAGGTAG